One region of Mesobacillus boroniphilus genomic DNA includes:
- a CDS encoding YqgQ family protein, translating into MKTIYDIQQFLKKFGTFIYIGDRVADLELMRAELKELYNSQLIETKDYQSAILLLRHEIRMEKEKNVNEKR; encoded by the coding sequence TTGAAGACGATTTATGATATCCAGCAGTTCCTGAAAAAATTCGGGACATTTATTTACATAGGTGACAGAGTAGCGGATTTGGAACTCATGAGGGCTGAACTAAAGGAACTCTATAATTCCCAATTGATCGAGACAAAAGATTACCAGTCTGCGATTTTGCTTTTGAGGCATGAAATCCGGATGGAAAAAGAAAAAAATGTAAATGAGAAAAGGTGA
- a CDS encoding 5-formyltetrahydrofolate cyclo-ligase translates to MDAKKNLRKSIKAKLSELSLPQYEDQSFVVAQQLFQNDEWIEASTVAITVSLAPEVDTFQIIRKGWETGKRMVVPKCMPKSRELDFRELKRFSELESVYFGLFEPIVSETNSVRPDEIDLVVVPGLAFSKNGYRLGFGGGYYDRFLANYQGKTVSLAFKDQIVSEIPFESHDIPVGKIITSEGVIVIGD, encoded by the coding sequence ATGGATGCCAAAAAAAACCTTAGGAAGTCCATTAAAGCAAAGTTATCAGAGCTTAGCCTGCCTCAATACGAAGACCAGTCTTTCGTGGTCGCGCAGCAGCTATTTCAAAATGACGAGTGGATTGAAGCTTCAACAGTCGCGATCACTGTTTCCCTAGCTCCAGAGGTCGATACTTTCCAAATCATCAGGAAGGGCTGGGAGACGGGAAAAAGGATGGTGGTCCCTAAATGCATGCCGAAGTCAAGGGAACTGGACTTCCGGGAACTAAAGCGATTTTCCGAACTTGAATCAGTCTATTTTGGTTTATTCGAGCCTATTGTTTCCGAAACGAATTCGGTGAGACCAGATGAGATAGACTTGGTGGTCGTCCCGGGACTCGCTTTTTCAAAGAACGGCTACAGGCTTGGATTTGGGGGAGGTTACTATGACCGTTTTCTGGCAAACTATCAAGGAAAAACGGTTTCCTTGGCATTTAAAGACCAGATTGTTTCTGAAATCCCCTTTGAAAGTCATGATATCCCGGTTGGGAAAATAATCACCAGCGAAGGAGTTATTGTCATTGGAGATTGA
- a CDS encoding spore germination protein, giving the protein MTEEKTKHPVHENLKENIEFLREELGIGKSFDVIQLDVEYAGREMALFLVDGFVKDDILLYIMQLLAKLEPGALDVETLKKLVKTYIPYVEVETTDDLDKVADMVLAGPTALAVDGVAEIILIDARTYPVRGPQEPDTERVVRGSRDGFVETLVFNTALTRRRIRDRTLRMEYMQVGRRSQTDIVVSYIEDIADPEMVKKVKDSISKIDTDGLPMGEKTIEEFISGQHWNPFPTVRYTERPDTAATHLYEGHVCIIVDGSPSVLITPTTFWHHLQHAEEYRNKPLVGAYLRMVRFMAVWASLFLLPLWYLFAVKPELLPERMAFIGPNDPGQIPLFLQFFLIEIGIDVLRMAAIHTPTSLATALGLVAALMIGQVAVEVGLLTNEVILYLAIAAIGTFATPSYEMSLANRLVRIFLLILTAAFQLYGFLIGIVLFIILLARMKSFGVPYLWPFIPFNPRAFRDVIVRSPIPLKNRRPRILKPQDPDR; this is encoded by the coding sequence ATGACAGAAGAAAAAACAAAGCATCCCGTACATGAGAATCTGAAAGAAAATATTGAGTTTTTAAGAGAAGAACTCGGAATTGGCAAAAGTTTTGACGTCATCCAGCTGGATGTCGAGTACGCAGGCAGAGAAATGGCTTTGTTTCTAGTTGATGGATTTGTAAAGGATGACATCCTGCTCTATATCATGCAATTACTGGCGAAGCTAGAGCCGGGAGCCTTAGACGTTGAAACACTTAAGAAGCTGGTCAAAACATACATTCCTTATGTCGAGGTAGAAACGACCGACGATCTTGATAAGGTAGCGGATATGGTGTTGGCCGGCCCTACAGCGCTAGCGGTAGATGGAGTGGCGGAAATTATCCTGATTGATGCAAGAACTTATCCTGTCCGCGGTCCTCAGGAACCAGATACCGAAAGGGTAGTAAGAGGTTCGAGAGATGGGTTCGTGGAGACATTGGTCTTCAACACTGCACTTACAAGAAGGAGAATCCGAGACCGGACTTTGAGAATGGAATATATGCAGGTCGGCAGGAGGTCGCAAACGGATATCGTTGTCAGTTACATAGAAGATATTGCTGATCCGGAAATGGTCAAGAAAGTAAAGGACTCAATCAGCAAAATTGATACTGACGGATTGCCAATGGGTGAGAAAACGATTGAGGAATTTATCTCAGGCCAGCATTGGAATCCATTTCCCACAGTAAGGTACACAGAGAGGCCAGATACTGCGGCGACACATTTGTATGAAGGGCATGTCTGCATCATCGTTGATGGATCGCCAAGTGTCCTTATTACTCCGACAACCTTCTGGCATCATTTGCAGCATGCCGAGGAGTATCGCAATAAGCCGCTAGTGGGTGCATATCTGAGAATGGTGCGGTTCATGGCTGTATGGGCATCTTTGTTTCTGCTTCCATTATGGTATTTGTTCGCGGTCAAACCAGAATTGCTGCCAGAAAGGATGGCTTTTATTGGACCGAATGATCCGGGACAAATTCCTTTATTTTTACAGTTTTTCCTGATTGAAATTGGTATCGATGTACTCAGGATGGCTGCCATCCATACACCTACCTCTCTGGCAACGGCACTTGGACTTGTCGCTGCCCTGATGATTGGACAAGTGGCGGTCGAAGTTGGCCTGTTGACAAATGAAGTCATACTTTACCTTGCGATTGCGGCAATTGGAACGTTCGCAACGCCAAGCTATGAAATGAGCCTGGCAAACCGGCTTGTAAGGATATTCCTATTAATATTGACTGCAGCATTCCAGCTTTATGGATTCCTGATTGGAATAGTGCTGTTCATCATCTTGCTTGCAAGAATGAAATCATTCGGTGTGCCGTACCTATGGCCATTCATTCCGTTCAACCCAAGGGCATTCCGAGACGTAATCGTCCGGTCTCCTATTCCATTAAAAAACAGACGCCCACGGATCTTGAAACCGCAGGATCCCGATCGGTAA
- a CDS encoding DUF92 domain-containing protein yields MEIDQLLVIGFIALFAAVSGYLQLLKPSGAFAAFLTGMFIWAGFGLNGLLLMGVFFLTSSLLSRYKSKRKEHLGELHEKGSARDWAQVAANGGTAALAGLANFISPDPIWLIVLAISIASANADTWASELGVLSRQQPVSIKSFKMVPRGTSGAVSGFGTAASAAGSVLIALTSGYLFGEGPAWILSVFLFGVAGALLDTLLGAYIQAGFKCVRCNLFTEKLTHCSMPTKQVSGFTRINNDVVNFISCFSAAIMGMALYHIL; encoded by the coding sequence TTGGAGATTGACCAGCTCTTGGTAATTGGATTTATTGCCTTATTCGCTGCTGTTTCAGGATATTTACAACTTTTAAAACCATCTGGAGCTTTTGCTGCTTTTTTGACCGGAATGTTCATTTGGGCAGGCTTTGGTTTAAATGGACTTTTATTAATGGGGGTTTTCTTTCTCACCTCCAGCCTCCTGTCCAGGTATAAAAGCAAGAGGAAGGAACACCTGGGAGAGTTACATGAAAAAGGCTCGGCAAGAGATTGGGCCCAGGTAGCAGCAAATGGGGGCACTGCAGCACTCGCGGGTCTGGCAAATTTCATTTCTCCTGATCCTATTTGGCTCATCGTTCTGGCGATCTCCATTGCAAGTGCCAATGCAGATACATGGGCATCAGAACTTGGCGTCTTAAGCAGGCAGCAGCCAGTATCTATAAAGTCCTTTAAAATGGTGCCACGAGGAACTTCGGGTGCGGTTTCTGGTTTTGGAACCGCAGCTTCAGCAGCAGGTTCCGTGTTGATTGCTTTAACCAGTGGTTATCTATTCGGTGAAGGACCTGCCTGGATACTGTCAGTGTTTCTTTTCGGTGTGGCAGGGGCATTGCTTGATACGTTGTTGGGAGCTTATATTCAGGCAGGATTTAAATGCGTTCGCTGCAATCTGTTTACTGAAAAATTAACCCATTGCTCCATGCCAACAAAACAGGTTTCAGGATTTACCCGGATCAACAACGACGTAGTAAACTTTATCTCATGTTTTTCAGCGGCTATTATGGGAATGGCTTTATATCACATACTTTAA
- a CDS encoding rhomboid family protein: protein MAFLEEYLFWKVTEFLIVKKEYRILQLSQDHGELWLEKTENKHSQVVRLLHYNLDWSNWLLRDIGITAENGDRIRRKLAKGDLKILNLYFSAYPPVDDYEFRIAEPTLSENGKVTVESILVNRANASEALRKIENRFDGQIEIDLAEEFALDDVEYIKKNALSRAVDRAKEEQSVFNYGKPFFTYLFIAVQVLMFLVLEAAGGSTETSTLIKFGAKFNPLILEGEWWRFFTPIIIHIGLLHLFMNTLALYYLGTMVERLYGNMRFLLIYIFSGFSGVLASFIFSPNLSAGASGAIFGCFGALLYFAVAKPRLFWRTLGLNILVVLGINLAFGFTIPGIDNAGHIGGLVGGFASAGIFHLPKKKRPMLQVAFLVVSFAAVFLSLQYGFSGKANLVDERSILVLAQQHIKAEEYEQANELLMDYRQMETLSAESLFMLSFTEIKLGRLEAAKSNLLKVIELSPDFHEAYYNLALIYFDEKDLKKAQTYAEKAVELNPGQESYRKTLEQINHYLEEAA from the coding sequence TTGGCTTTTTTGGAAGAGTATTTGTTTTGGAAGGTCACGGAATTCCTGATTGTGAAAAAGGAGTATCGTATCCTGCAGCTATCGCAGGATCATGGAGAGCTATGGCTGGAAAAGACTGAAAACAAGCATTCGCAGGTTGTTCGCCTGCTGCATTATAATCTTGATTGGAGCAACTGGCTGCTCCGGGATATCGGGATAACTGCGGAGAATGGAGACAGAATCCGCAGGAAACTTGCTAAAGGAGACTTGAAGATTCTTAATCTCTACTTTAGTGCATACCCCCCTGTAGACGATTATGAGTTTAGGATTGCCGAACCGACCCTTTCTGAAAATGGCAAGGTAACTGTTGAGTCTATTTTAGTGAACCGGGCCAATGCGTCAGAAGCACTAAGGAAAATAGAAAATAGATTTGATGGTCAAATAGAGATTGATTTGGCAGAGGAATTTGCTCTGGATGATGTAGAGTACATTAAGAAAAATGCCCTTTCAAGAGCGGTTGATCGAGCTAAGGAAGAACAATCTGTATTCAACTATGGTAAGCCTTTTTTTACCTACCTATTCATTGCTGTACAAGTGTTAATGTTTCTGGTGCTTGAAGCAGCTGGAGGAAGCACGGAAACATCAACGTTGATTAAATTCGGTGCAAAGTTCAACCCGCTTATACTCGAGGGTGAATGGTGGCGTTTTTTCACACCTATTATCATCCACATTGGGCTGCTTCACTTGTTCATGAATACCCTGGCTTTATACTATTTAGGAACGATGGTTGAACGGCTTTATGGGAATATGCGGTTTTTGCTCATATATATTTTTTCTGGATTCAGCGGGGTACTGGCCAGCTTCATTTTCAGTCCGAATCTTTCGGCAGGAGCGAGCGGCGCGATTTTTGGCTGCTTTGGAGCTTTACTTTATTTTGCTGTCGCCAAACCAAGACTGTTTTGGAGGACATTGGGACTGAATATTCTTGTAGTGCTTGGCATTAATCTTGCATTTGGCTTTACCATTCCTGGAATCGATAATGCAGGGCATATAGGAGGCCTTGTCGGCGGATTTGCGTCAGCAGGTATTTTTCACCTTCCAAAGAAGAAACGCCCAATGCTTCAAGTAGCATTCCTGGTCGTTTCGTTTGCAGCAGTTTTTTTATCCTTGCAGTATGGTTTTAGCGGCAAAGCAAACTTAGTTGATGAAAGATCGATATTGGTGCTTGCACAACAGCATATAAAAGCAGAAGAGTATGAGCAGGCAAATGAGTTGCTTATGGATTATCGCCAGATGGAGACACTTTCGGCCGAATCATTATTCATGCTTTCTTTTACTGAAATCAAGCTGGGACGGCTCGAGGCTGCCAAAAGTAATCTTCTTAAGGTTATTGAATTGTCTCCTGATTTCCATGAAGCATATTACAACCTTGCATTGATTTATTTCGATGAAAAGGACCTCAAGAAAGCACAAACTTATGCTGAAAAAGCGGTAGAGTTAAATCCTGGGCAGGAAAGCTACCGAAAAACACTTGAGCAGATTAATCACTACCTCGAAGAAGCTGCTTGA
- the rpmG gene encoding 50S ribosomal protein L33, producing MRVNITLACTECGERNYISKKNKRNNPDRLELKKYCSRDKRATTHRETK from the coding sequence ATGCGTGTAAATATTACATTAGCTTGCACAGAATGCGGAGAGCGCAACTATATTTCTAAAAAAAATAAGCGTAACAACCCAGATCGTCTTGAGCTTAAGAAATACTGCTCTAGAGATAAGCGCGCAACTACACATCGTGAAACAAAATAA
- a CDS encoding ROK family glucokinase — MAEKWLAGVDLGGTTTKLAFISLYGEILHKWEIPTDVSDEGKNITVNIAKAIDAKLEELGHSKSEIIGIGMGAPGPVDLSTGVIFEAVNLGWREPYPLKDLLEVETSLPAVIDNDANCAALGEMWKGAGNGAKDLVCVTLGTGVGGGVITNGDIVHGVSGAAGEIGHITSLAEGGAPCNCGKTGCLETIASATGIVRIATEALNAGTSAGELAEVYKETGHVTAKDVFDSAKRNDQLALKIIDSVALHLGIALANIANTLNPEKIVLGGGVSKAGNVLLNPIKEQFLRNSFPRVAQSTEISIATLGNDAGVIGAAWLVKNKIGQA; from the coding sequence ATGGCTGAAAAATGGCTAGCAGGTGTAGATTTAGGAGGAACAACAACCAAACTTGCCTTCATAAGTCTATATGGAGAAATCCTGCACAAATGGGAAATCCCAACAGATGTTTCAGACGAAGGGAAAAATATAACGGTCAATATTGCAAAGGCGATTGACGCGAAGCTTGAGGAGTTAGGGCATTCAAAAAGTGAAATTATCGGAATCGGCATGGGAGCTCCTGGTCCAGTTGACCTTTCGACTGGTGTGATTTTTGAAGCAGTGAACCTTGGATGGCGAGAGCCTTATCCATTAAAAGACTTGCTTGAAGTCGAAACTTCGCTTCCGGCGGTAATCGACAATGATGCTAACTGTGCAGCTCTTGGTGAAATGTGGAAAGGCGCAGGAAATGGTGCGAAAGATCTTGTATGTGTCACGCTAGGGACAGGTGTCGGTGGCGGTGTGATCACGAACGGAGACATTGTTCACGGTGTAAGCGGTGCGGCCGGTGAAATAGGACATATTACCTCTCTGGCTGAAGGAGGAGCTCCGTGTAACTGTGGCAAAACTGGCTGCCTGGAAACAATTGCATCAGCAACTGGAATTGTCAGGATTGCTACTGAAGCATTGAACGCAGGAACCTCTGCTGGAGAACTAGCAGAAGTATATAAGGAAACTGGCCATGTTACGGCAAAAGATGTTTTCGATTCGGCAAAAAGAAATGATCAATTAGCACTAAAAATCATTGATTCAGTTGCATTGCATTTGGGAATTGCTCTTGCCAATATCGCTAATACTCTTAATCCGGAAAAAATAGTACTTGGAGGCGGAGTTTCAAAAGCAGGAAATGTCCTGCTCAATCCAATAAAAGAACAATTTCTACGTAATTCTTTTCCTCGAGTAGCGCAATCAACTGAAATCAGCATTGCTACATTAGGAAATGATGCGGGTGTGATTGGCGCTGCGTGGCTGGTCAAGAACAAAATTGGTCAGGCATAA
- a CDS encoding L-lactate dehydrogenase, which produces MKNHVNRVVLVGTGFVGSSYAFAMVNQGVTEELVLVDLNKEKSEGDAMDLNHGMPFAPSQTKIWFGSYADCKDADLVVLCAGANQKPGETRLDLVEKNTKIFKSIVEEIMANGFDGIFLVATNPVDILTYAVWKFSGLPKERVIGSGTILDTARFRFLLGDYFKVDTRNVHAYIIGEHGDTELPVWSHADIGGKPIAKMMKDQEHYKHDDLEEIFTNVRDAAYHIIQRKGATYYGIAMGLVRLTKAILQNENSILTVSAHLSGEYGHEDIYIGVPAIVNRNGIREIVELALNEEEQQKFDHSVEVLRKVMDPVLKG; this is translated from the coding sequence ATGAAAAATCATGTAAACCGTGTTGTCTTGGTTGGAACAGGCTTCGTTGGTTCAAGTTATGCGTTTGCGATGGTCAATCAGGGAGTAACTGAAGAGTTAGTGCTTGTTGATCTTAATAAGGAAAAGTCAGAAGGGGACGCAATGGATTTGAATCACGGAATGCCGTTCGCTCCTTCCCAGACAAAAATCTGGTTTGGTTCTTATGCAGATTGCAAAGATGCAGACTTGGTGGTCCTCTGTGCGGGAGCCAATCAAAAACCTGGAGAAACAAGACTTGACCTTGTGGAGAAAAATACGAAAATTTTTAAAAGTATTGTAGAAGAAATAATGGCCAACGGTTTTGATGGAATTTTCCTAGTCGCAACAAACCCTGTGGATATCCTCACTTATGCTGTATGGAAATTCTCCGGCCTGCCAAAGGAACGGGTCATTGGTTCAGGGACAATACTGGATACAGCAAGATTCCGATTCTTGCTTGGAGACTATTTCAAAGTAGATACTCGGAACGTCCATGCCTATATAATAGGTGAGCATGGAGATACAGAATTGCCTGTATGGAGCCATGCCGATATAGGCGGAAAGCCGATCGCTAAAATGATGAAAGATCAGGAACATTATAAGCACGATGACCTGGAGGAGATTTTCACGAATGTACGTGATGCGGCCTACCATATCATCCAGCGAAAAGGAGCCACCTATTATGGAATCGCAATGGGCCTTGTCCGATTGACAAAAGCGATTCTCCAAAATGAAAATTCAATCCTCACCGTTTCAGCCCACCTTAGCGGAGAATATGGTCACGAAGATATCTATATCGGTGTTCCAGCTATCGTTAACCGCAACGGAATCAGGGAGATCGTCGAACTTGCCCTAAATGAAGAAGAACAACAAAAATTTGACCATTCTGTAGAAGTATTGAGAAAAGTAATGGACCCTGTCTTGAAGGGATAA